A window of the Gossypium hirsutum isolate 1008001.06 chromosome A03, Gossypium_hirsutum_v2.1, whole genome shotgun sequence genome harbors these coding sequences:
- the LOC107886297 gene encoding endoglucanase 8: MAPKPLTFPGIFSALLAFSFSLLLFCYPIIGGHDYHDALRKSIIFFEGQRSGRLPPDQRVKWRRDSALHDGSTASVDLTGGYYDAGDNVKFGFPMAFTTTLLAWSIIDFGRNMGPELKNTVKAVKWSTDYLLKATEKPGVVYVQVGDAYSDHSCWERPEDMDTLRTVYKIDNEHPGSDVAGETTAALAAASIVFRKRDPAYSRLLLNRAIRVFNFADKHRGAYSSRLHSAVCPFYCDVNGYQDELLWGAAWLHKASRKRVYREYIVKNEVVLRAGDTINEFGWDNKHAGINVLISKEVLMGKADYFESFKQNADGFICSLLPGISHPQVQYSPGGLMFKAGGSNMQHVTSLSFLLLAYSNYLSHANKVVPCGETSASPALLKHLAKRQVDYILGDNPLGMSYMVGYGARFPRRIHHRGSSLPSVAAHPARIGCKAGTRYYLSPNPNPNILVGAVVGGPNVSDAFPDSRPYFQESEPTTYINAPLVGLLAFFSAHP; encoded by the exons ATGGCGCCAAAACCCCTTACATTTCCGGGAATTTTCTCGGCGCTTCTcgccttctctttttctttgctCCTCTTTTGTTATCCGATCATAGGCGGCCACGATTACCACGACGCTCTCCGCAAGAGCATTATCTTTTTCGAAGGCCAACGATCAGGCAGACTTCCCCCTGACCAACGCGTCAAATGGCGCCGCGACTCTGCATTGCACGACGGCTCCACCGCCAGT GTGGACTTAACGGGAGGTTACTACGACGCCGGAGACAACGTGAAGTTCGGGTTCCCAATGGCATTCACGACGACTTTATTAGCTTGGAGTATCATAGATTTCGGGAGGAACATGGGGCCGGAGTTAAAGAACACCGTTAAAGCAGTGAAATGGTCGACGGATTATCTGTTGAAAGCAACGGAAAAGCCTGGAGTGGTGTATGTACAAGTGGGAGACGCCTATTCTGATCATAGCTGCTGGGAAAGGCCAGAGGACATGGATACTTTACGTACGGTGTACAAAATCGATAATGAGCATCCTGGTTCGGACGTCGCAGGCGAAACCACCGCCGCATTGGCTGCTGCTTCCATTGTGTTCAGGAAACGAGACCCTGCATACTCGAGGTTGCTCCTCAATCGAGCCATTAGG GTGTTCAACTTTGCTGACAAGCACCGAGGTGCATATAGTAGCAGGCTGCACTCTGCAGTCTGTCCTTTTTACTGCGATGTCAATGGTTACCAG GACGAGTTGCTTTGGGGAGCCGCTTGGCTGCACAAGGCCTCAAGGAAGCGCGTATATAGAGAGTACATAGTGAAAAACGAGGTTGTCTTGAGAGCTGGAGATACCATCAATGAGTTTGGTTGGGATAACAAGCATGCTGGGATTAACGTCCTCATTTCCAAG GAAGTGCTGATGGGAAAAGCTGACTATTTCGAGTCTTTCAAGCAAAATGCTGATGGCTTTATTTGTTCTTTACTGCCTGGAATTTCCCATCCCCAAGTTCAGTACTCTCCCG gtggacTGATGTTCAAAGCTGGAGGGAGTAACATGCAGCATGTAACGTCGTTGTCTTTCCTTCTTTTAGCCTATTCAAATTACCTAAGCCATGCTAACAAGGTAGTTCCATGTGGTGAAACATCAGCCTCCCCTGCCCTTCTCAAACACTTGGCCAAACGCCAG GTAGACTACATTCTGGGAGATAATCCTTTAGGGATGTCCTACATGGTTGGGTATGGTGCACGATTTCCTCGGAGGATTCATCACAGGGGCAGCTCACTGCCATCGGTTGCGGCCCACCCGGCTCGCATCGGTTGCAAAGCGGGGACTCGGTATTATCTAAGCCCAAACCCCAACCCCAATATACTAGTGGGAGCAGTAGTGGGTGGGCCTAATGTTTCGGATGCCTTTCCAGATTCAAGGCCTTATTTTCAAGAGTCGGAGCCCACAACCTACATCAATGCGCCACTTGTTGGTCTCCTTGCATTCTTTTCAGCCCACCCTTGA
- the LOC107887614 gene encoding uncharacterized protein has translation MARWQILLSEFDIVYVSQKAMKGSTIAEFLASRALEDYEPLNFYFPNEELMYVAANEEDVTNGHPWKLNFDGASNAVACIMGLRAAIECKIKVLEVYGDSALVIYQLRGELETRDSKLINYRGIMLGLIEEFDDISFNYLPRDENQMADALATLASMINVSKQEDVKPFR, from the exons ATGGCAAggtggcaaattctgctttctgaatttgacatagtctacgTGAGTCAAAAGGCCATGAAAGGGAGCACAATAGCAGAAtttctggccagtagagctttagaagattatgagccattgaattTTTATTTCCCCAATGAAGAATTAATGTATGTGGCGGCTAATGAAGAGGACGTTACAAACGGTCACCCATGGAAATTGAACTTTGATGGAGCCTCAAATGCTGTAG catgcatcatgggactccgCGCAGCCATAGAATGCAAGATCAAGGTgttggaagtatatggagattccgCGCTAGTGATCTACCAGCTTAGAGGTGAATTGGAGACAAGAGActccaaattgattaattatcgagGCATAATGCTGGGGttaattgaggagtttgatgatattTCTTTCAATTATCTCCCGCGAGATGAgaaccagatggcagatgctttggctaccttggcttccatgatcaatgTGAGTAAACAAGAAGATGTAAAACCATTCAGATAA